One region of Ktedonobacterales bacterium genomic DNA includes:
- the trpA gene encoding tryptophan synthase subunit alpha, with protein MMPDEKLNAPDAAAGADLPASSGLRLAAAIDRTFEQANAEGRICLLPYVMAGYPDAATSEALALGLAHAGADVLELGIPFSDPLADGATIQHAGQVALQGSMTPAGALELAERIHRQVATPLVLMGYYNPILAFGLEHYCEAAALAGVSGLIVPDLPPEEAEPLLRSANRAGMCLIFLVTPTSTTERLAQVAAAVHRQNSGFVYCVSLSGVTGARGELSAYLPEFLARVREQIRLPLAVGFGISTPAHVAALTEIADGVVIASKLIDTHDRATPGQGVAETIRYFETLRAAAVRAHV; from the coding sequence CTGGCGGCTGCGATTGATCGCACGTTTGAGCAAGCAAACGCTGAGGGGCGCATCTGCCTGCTCCCCTATGTGATGGCTGGCTATCCTGACGCGGCGACCAGCGAGGCGCTGGCGCTGGGCCTGGCGCACGCGGGCGCGGATGTGTTGGAACTGGGGATACCGTTTTCTGATCCGCTGGCGGATGGCGCGACGATTCAACACGCCGGGCAGGTGGCCTTGCAGGGCAGCATGACGCCCGCCGGGGCGCTGGAACTGGCGGAAAGGATTCATCGCCAGGTTGCCACGCCGCTGGTGCTGATGGGCTACTATAACCCGATTCTGGCGTTCGGGCTGGAGCATTATTGTGAAGCGGCGGCGCTGGCGGGCGTCTCCGGCCTGATTGTGCCTGATCTGCCGCCAGAAGAGGCTGAGCCGCTGCTGCGCTCGGCCAATCGCGCCGGGATGTGCCTGATCTTTCTGGTGACGCCGACCAGCACGACAGAACGGCTGGCGCAGGTGGCGGCGGCGGTACACAGGCAGAACAGCGGCTTTGTCTATTGCGTTTCCCTCAGCGGCGTGACCGGCGCGCGCGGCGAACTGTCGGCGTATCTGCCGGAGTTTCTGGCGCGGGTGCGCGAGCAGATACGTTTGCCGCTGGCGGTGGGCTTTGGCATCTCCACGCCAGCGCATGTGGCGGCGCTGACCGAGATAGCCGATGGGGTCGTGATCGCCAGCAAGCTGATTGACACGCATGATCGCGCGACGCCAGGCCAGGGGGTGGCCGAGACCATACGCTATTTCGAGACGCTGCGCGCTGCCGCTGTGCGCGCTCATGTGTAG
- a CDS encoding beta-ketoacyl-ACP synthase III: MSGYSTITGWGKYVPAKVLSNADLEKMVETSDEWIVSRTGIRERRIAGPEETASTMGLAAARDALKVAGIEGKDLGMIIVATVCPDYHFPSVGCIVQAQLGAQCGAFDLEAACSGFLYALSIAQQFTSSGAAKHVLVIGVEKLSMYVDYTDRATCVLFGDGAGAAVVSASDTPGGFHSFTLGSDGARPELLYVPTGGSAEPITEESLRQGRHCIKMIGSEVFKFATRAMDSATDKVIGEAGITPDEIDLFLPHQANQRIIEATAKRLGLPSEKVFLNIDRYGNTSAASIPIALCEAIEQGKVWPGAKVVFAAFGGGLTWGAAAMTWTAPVPGTLSAAASRSSAAASSR; encoded by the coding sequence ATGAGCGGTTATAGTACAATCACCGGCTGGGGCAAGTATGTGCCTGCCAAAGTCCTCTCCAATGCCGACCTGGAGAAGATGGTCGAGACTTCGGATGAGTGGATTGTTTCGCGCACGGGCATTCGAGAGCGGCGCATTGCCGGACCAGAAGAGACGGCCTCGACGATGGGGCTGGCCGCCGCGCGCGACGCGCTGAAGGTAGCCGGGATCGAAGGCAAAGACCTGGGCATGATTATCGTCGCTACGGTCTGCCCGGATTATCACTTCCCCAGTGTGGGCTGCATCGTGCAGGCGCAGCTTGGTGCGCAGTGCGGAGCGTTCGATCTTGAGGCGGCGTGCAGTGGGTTTCTCTATGCCCTTTCGATTGCTCAGCAGTTCACCAGCAGCGGCGCGGCTAAACATGTGCTGGTGATTGGCGTGGAAAAGCTCTCGATGTATGTTGATTATACCGACCGCGCGACCTGTGTCCTCTTTGGGGACGGCGCGGGCGCGGCGGTGGTCAGCGCCAGCGATACTCCTGGCGGCTTCCACTCCTTCACGCTTGGGTCGGATGGCGCGCGTCCCGAACTGCTGTATGTCCCCACTGGCGGCAGCGCCGAGCCGATTACCGAAGAAAGTCTCCGTCAGGGGCGGCACTGCATCAAGATGATCGGGTCTGAGGTCTTCAAGTTTGCTACCCGCGCGATGGACTCCGCGACGGATAAGGTGATCGGCGAAGCGGGCATTACGCCTGACGAGATCGATCTGTTTTTGCCGCATCAGGCGAACCAGCGCATTATCGAGGCGACGGCGAAGCGGCTGGGCCTGCCGTCGGAAAAGGTCTTTCTCAATATTGATCGCTACGGTAATACCTCGGCGGCGTCGATCCCCATTGCGCTGTGCGAGGCGATTGAGCAAGGGAAGGTCTGGCCGGGCGCGAAGGTGGTCTTCGCGGCCTTTGGCGGCGGCCTGACCTGGGGCGCGGCAGCCATGACCTGGACGGCTCCTGTTCCAGGGACGCTGAGCGCGGCTGCATCGCGCAGCAGCGCGGCAGCCAGCAGCCGCTGA